Proteins from one Ornithobacterium rhinotracheale genomic window:
- a CDS encoding phosphoadenylyl-sulfate reductase, giving the protein MSDFNLDSAVNEITECLQKMHSEGKRIMITSSFQTHSLPLLHISTRAIKNLPVIFIDTGFHFAETYAFRDQIVRDWGLNLKNVRSKTSKHQQVNEDGQFLYASDTDYCCHINKVEPLNTSIQDYDIWIAGLRRDQTKFRSGLDYFEKQKSGITKYHPILDWNSKMIYEYRKLHNLPAHPLEEKGFFSIGCFPCTQSVHDENERGGRWAGSNKTECGIHLNK; this is encoded by the coding sequence ATGAGTGATTTTAACTTAGATTCTGCGGTGAACGAAATCACCGAATGTTTGCAAAAAATGCATTCGGAAGGAAAACGCATCATGATTACCTCATCGTTCCAAACGCATAGTTTGCCGCTGCTACATATCAGCACCCGAGCCATTAAGAATTTGCCCGTGATTTTCATCGATACGGGATTTCACTTTGCCGAAACTTACGCTTTCAGAGATCAAATCGTGAGAGATTGGGGCTTAAATTTAAAAAATGTTCGCTCAAAAACTTCTAAACACCAGCAAGTGAACGAAGACGGACAGTTTCTCTACGCCAGCGATACCGACTATTGTTGCCACATCAACAAGGTAGAGCCACTCAATACTAGCATCCAAGATTACGACATCTGGATTGCGGGATTGCGCAGAGACCAGACCAAATTCCGTAGCGGGTTGGATTATTTTGAAAAACAGAAATCAGGAATTACCAAATATCACCCTATTCTAGACTGGAATTCTAAAATGATTTACGAATACCGAAAGTTACATAATTTGCCCGCGCATCCTTTAGAAGAAAAAGGATTTTTCAGCATTGGGTGCTTTCCTTGCACGCAAAGTGTGCACGACGAAAACGAGCGTGGCGGACGCTGGGCTGGGAGCAATAAAACTGAATGTGGCATTCATTTAAATAAATAA
- a CDS encoding NAD-dependent epimerase/dehydratase family protein, giving the protein MRIFISGGAGYLGYNLVRALEQNEKVEEIIVYDNLYRQNLNFFILGEKLNKTKFIKGDILNEFKLKKHLKNIDVVYHLAAFVESPYSYRDHFNYEQINHFGTATLVNALQENSPKKVIFTSSGAVYGKDIEADENTPPVPENAYGISKFNAEKYLELLRYQMDVCIFRIANVFGFNPMFRFDSVINNLIFNALLYNKIKINGNGENITPFVHIDAVTQRLAQAAFQDEPKIENLVEYNQSVNTVRDILLESFENLEFQYLNTQQKLSSYQITSIYHQNQDDNFKTRVLECLQDFKSNFKL; this is encoded by the coding sequence ATGAGAATATTTATTTCTGGCGGCGCAGGATACCTTGGATACAATTTGGTACGCGCCCTTGAGCAAAACGAAAAAGTAGAAGAAATCATAGTTTACGATAACCTCTATCGTCAAAACTTAAATTTCTTTATCCTTGGCGAAAAATTAAATAAAACTAAATTCATAAAAGGCGATATTTTAAATGAATTTAAACTTAAAAAGCATTTAAAAAACATCGATGTCGTGTATCATCTAGCAGCCTTTGTGGAGTCTCCGTATTCTTATCGAGATCATTTTAATTACGAGCAAATCAACCATTTTGGCACCGCAACTTTGGTAAACGCATTGCAAGAAAATTCGCCTAAAAAAGTAATTTTCACTAGCTCTGGTGCGGTATATGGCAAGGACATCGAAGCCGACGAAAACACGCCGCCAGTACCAGAAAACGCCTACGGAATTTCTAAATTTAATGCTGAAAAATATTTGGAACTTCTTCGTTACCAAATGGATGTGTGCATTTTTAGAATTGCCAATGTCTTTGGGTTCAATCCGATGTTCAGGTTCGATAGTGTGATTAATAATTTAATTTTCAACGCACTGCTCTACAACAAAATTAAAATCAACGGCAATGGAGAGAACATCACGCCTTTTGTGCATATCGATGCCGTAACGCAGCGTTTGGCGCAAGCAGCTTTCCAAGATGAGCCAAAAATTGAGAATTTGGTAGAATACAATCAATCGGTAAATACCGTGCGCGACATCTTGCTTGAATCTTTTGAAAATTTGGAATTTCAGTATTTAAATACGCAACAAAAGCTGAGCAGCTATCAAATCACTTCGATTTATCACCAAAATCAAGACGACAACTTCAAAACACGCGTTTTGGAATGCTTACAAGATTTTAAATCCAATTTTAAATTATAA
- a CDS encoding YceI family protein — MKNLFKFSLAFVCLFFVLMSVKAQKIVSRDVNITITGTSTLHDWEMISDNGTFTANAGNSSINDVKFVFPVRSLKSGKAAMDQNAYNALNADKHKEIVFKALTIDTLSGNTTVNGSISINGVTKAISVPVKVYDTDRGFTITGYIMMKMTDYKVEPPVYMFGTIKTGDEIRIQFNISTEYMN; from the coding sequence ATGAAAAATTTATTCAAATTCAGCCTTGCTTTTGTTTGCTTGTTTTTTGTATTAATGAGCGTAAAAGCGCAAAAAATTGTTTCAAGAGATGTGAATATCACCATTACAGGGACTTCTACTTTGCACGATTGGGAAATGATTTCTGATAACGGAACTTTCACTGCCAATGCAGGCAATAGCTCCATCAACGATGTGAAATTTGTGTTTCCGGTTCGTTCGCTCAAGAGTGGAAAAGCTGCGATGGACCAAAACGCCTACAATGCGCTCAATGCCGATAAGCACAAAGAAATCGTTTTTAAAGCCCTTACCATTGATACTTTAAGCGGAAATACTACTGTGAATGGTTCTATCTCAATCAATGGCGTGACCAAAGCCATAAGCGTTCCTGTGAAAGTGTATGACACCGATCGTGGATTTACCATTACTGGTTACATCATGATGAAAATGACCGACTACAAAGTGGAGCCACCTGTGTATATGTTCGGAACCATAAAAACTGGAGACGAAATCCGTATTCAATTCAATATTTCTACAGAATATATGAATTAA
- a CDS encoding ABC transporter permease: protein MSNHGKSVFYHSIQKLKKNVLAIVALVVIVLAAIASVFCYVLATDYTKDAALQQVVLKYKPIGYKQLMLKVPLSNYTPGRTFSDYFFGKKQDFEEIPITQYQIQRDKIIYTPYIGDGLQAEPKEKDIKIWTDKNISPAQLSQNFVYTKKFYLGTDSFGRDFYSRLLVGTRISFFIGFIAVAISLLVGIVLGAIGGYYGGKTDAAIMWLINVVWSIPTLLLVMAITLAIGKGFWQIFIAVGLTMWVEVARVVRGQFLSFRKKEFVEAAQSLGMSNARIMFKEILPNVVAPVIVISAANFAAAILVESGLSFLGIGAQPPTPSWGNIIKENYTHILLGMQHLALLPGLCILLLVLAFNVFGNALRDALDIKN from the coding sequence ATGTCAAATCACGGGAAATCGGTTTTTTATCATTCCATTCAAAAACTGAAAAAAAATGTACTGGCAATTGTAGCTTTGGTCGTTATCGTCCTAGCTGCCATTGCCAGCGTGTTTTGTTATGTGTTGGCAACAGATTATACCAAGGATGCAGCCTTACAACAAGTGGTGCTTAAGTACAAGCCTATAGGCTATAAACAATTGATGTTGAAAGTTCCGTTGAGCAATTATACACCAGGCAGAACCTTTAGCGACTATTTCTTTGGTAAAAAACAGGATTTTGAGGAAATTCCAATCACGCAATACCAAATTCAGAGAGATAAAATCATTTACACACCTTATATAGGCGATGGATTGCAAGCCGAGCCCAAAGAAAAAGACATTAAAATCTGGACAGATAAAAACATTTCGCCAGCACAATTGTCTCAAAACTTCGTTTACACTAAAAAATTCTATCTCGGCACCGATAGCTTTGGGAGGGATTTCTATTCAAGACTTTTGGTCGGGACTAGAATATCGTTTTTCATAGGTTTTATTGCCGTAGCAATTTCTTTGCTTGTAGGAATTGTGCTGGGAGCAATAGGAGGCTACTATGGTGGAAAAACAGATGCCGCCATTATGTGGCTCATCAATGTTGTGTGGTCGATCCCTACACTTTTGCTCGTGATGGCGATTACTTTGGCAATAGGAAAAGGATTTTGGCAGATTTTTATCGCCGTGGGGCTCACCATGTGGGTAGAAGTGGCCAGAGTCGTTCGTGGGCAATTTTTAAGCTTTAGAAAGAAGGAATTTGTGGAAGCCGCACAAAGTTTAGGTATGAGCAATGCCCGAATTATGTTCAAGGAAATCTTGCCCAATGTCGTGGCGCCCGTGATTGTAATCTCCGCTGCCAACTTTGCAGCCGCAATTTTGGTAGAAAGTGGGCTAAGTTTTTTAGGCATCGGAGCGCAGCCGCCCACACCGAGTTGGGGGAATATAATTAAAGAAAACTATACACATATATTGTTGGGAATGCAGCATTTAGCCTTATTGCCAGGTTTGTGTATTTTGTTGCTTGTATTGGCGTTTAATGTGTTTGGAAACGCATTGCGAGATGCATTAGATATAAAAAATTAA
- a CDS encoding carboxy terminal-processing peptidase — protein sequence MKYLQKTYVLLAFLSMTLLAFCYCSPFPLGGGRDAIDKEIIKNVRRILTHLHYSPQEINDEFSEKVYDRYLENLDNLKTFFKGSDIAFFNQYRDKLDDAFRNEDLTFYHQSIDTLYNRIEELKGLTEKFTQKPFDFSKEENFNYDYKNTTYPQTQKEWEDRWRQRLKYSTLQEIMILEQSAKDTAYWKKQDSIGIKPETFDPRNKTFAQIEAEARKKVAENISEYFRRFKARKKSEWNSIYINAFTHQYDPHTDYFSPKENEDFEVAMSGQIEGIGAQLMDKKGYPTIVKVVVGGPAWKQGDLEVDDQITKVAQEGEEPVNVVGMLLEDAIRLIRGKKGSKVILTVKKKDGSFKQIAIVRDIVEMEETFAKSAVVTDEKGNKYGVLNLPSFYLNYDGKGHDASDDVKKQIEYLKDSGIKGLVFDLRNNGGGDLAECVEIVGHFIPKGPVVQVRMSNGVEKKYDDDVAGVVWDGPMVIMVNEFSASASEIMAAALQDYKRAVIVGSPQTYGKGTVQTIKPISWFLQNDSEYGALKFTIQKFYRVNGGSTQLKGVASDIVIPDRYTYLDISEGAENSALPWDQIEPASYDVWSKKIDMTKIKANSKARLAKMKQIQEIEDYAQWMKRIDKDKSASLNYTKFKADFDEKEKQAKKFENLSKYTNGLKITSPNYEQNLMKKDTVLQARRKDWHKALGKDIYLQESINVLRDIK from the coding sequence ATGAAATATTTACAAAAGACCTATGTCTTGCTTGCATTTTTGTCAATGACACTTTTGGCATTTTGCTATTGCTCGCCGTTCCCATTAGGTGGGGGGCGTGATGCAATTGATAAAGAGATTATAAAAAATGTACGCAGGATTTTAACACATTTGCATTACTCGCCGCAGGAAATTAATGATGAGTTTTCCGAAAAAGTGTATGACAGGTATTTAGAAAACTTGGATAATTTAAAAACCTTTTTCAAGGGGAGCGATATAGCATTCTTCAATCAGTACAGAGACAAGCTGGACGATGCTTTTAGAAACGAGGATTTGACCTTCTACCACCAATCCATCGATACATTGTATAATAGAATTGAGGAGCTAAAAGGGCTTACCGAGAAATTTACCCAAAAGCCGTTTGACTTTTCTAAGGAGGAAAACTTTAATTACGATTATAAAAACACCACCTACCCGCAAACCCAAAAGGAGTGGGAGGATAGATGGCGCCAGCGCTTGAAATACAGCACGCTGCAGGAAATTATGATTTTAGAGCAATCCGCAAAGGACACAGCTTACTGGAAGAAGCAAGATTCCATCGGGATAAAGCCAGAAACCTTTGACCCACGAAATAAAACTTTTGCCCAAATAGAAGCCGAGGCACGCAAAAAGGTGGCAGAGAACATCTCTGAATATTTTAGACGATTCAAGGCGCGTAAAAAATCCGAGTGGAACTCTATCTATATCAATGCATTTACTCATCAATACGACCCACATACCGATTATTTTTCACCAAAGGAAAATGAAGATTTTGAAGTGGCAATGTCTGGACAAATCGAAGGAATTGGTGCGCAATTGATGGATAAAAAAGGGTACCCTACCATTGTCAAAGTTGTCGTTGGTGGACCTGCGTGGAAACAGGGCGATTTGGAAGTAGACGACCAAATTACCAAAGTGGCTCAAGAGGGCGAAGAGCCTGTGAATGTCGTGGGAATGCTTTTGGAAGATGCCATTCGATTGATTCGTGGTAAAAAAGGAAGCAAAGTGATCCTGACGGTGAAGAAAAAAGATGGTTCGTTTAAACAAATTGCAATCGTTAGAGATATCGTTGAAATGGAAGAAACCTTTGCTAAAAGTGCTGTGGTAACCGATGAAAAAGGAAACAAATACGGGGTGTTGAATTTACCTTCGTTCTATCTGAACTACGACGGAAAAGGACACGATGCATCTGATGATGTGAAAAAACAAATTGAATACTTAAAAGATAGCGGCATCAAAGGACTAGTGTTTGATCTTAGAAACAATGGAGGAGGGGATCTAGCAGAGTGTGTAGAAATTGTAGGTCACTTTATACCAAAAGGACCTGTGGTTCAAGTAAGAATGAGTAATGGAGTAGAGAAAAAATATGACGACGATGTAGCTGGAGTAGTTTGGGATGGTCCGATGGTGATAATGGTGAATGAATTTTCCGCCTCCGCATCAGAGATTATGGCCGCTGCATTGCAAGATTATAAGCGTGCCGTAATTGTGGGCAGCCCGCAGACTTATGGCAAGGGAACCGTGCAGACTATCAAGCCGATTAGTTGGTTCTTGCAAAACGATAGCGAGTATGGCGCACTGAAATTCACCATTCAGAAATTCTATCGTGTGAACGGAGGGTCTACGCAGCTGAAAGGAGTGGCTTCGGATATTGTAATCCCAGACAGATATACCTATTTGGATATTTCTGAAGGTGCAGAAAATTCAGCCTTGCCTTGGGATCAAATTGAGCCAGCTAGTTATGATGTTTGGAGTAAAAAAATAGATATGACCAAAATCAAAGCAAATAGCAAAGCGAGATTGGCGAAAATGAAACAAATCCAGGAAATTGAGGATTATGCTCAATGGATGAAGAGAATAGATAAAGATAAATCAGCTAGTTTGAACTATACTAAATTCAAAGCAGATTTTGATGAAAAAGAAAAACAAGCCAAGAAGTTTGAAAATTTAAGCAAGTACACCAACGGCTTGAAAATCACCTCTCCAAACTATGAGCAAAATCTTATGAAAAAAGATACCGTGCTCCAAGCGAGAAGAAAAGATTGGCACAAAGCTCTTGGAAAAGACATTTATTTACAAGAATCAATTAATGTATTAAGGGATATTAAATAA
- the surE gene encoding 5'/3'-nucleotidase SurE produces the protein MEKPLILITNDDGITAPGIRKLIQIAKKIGDVYVVAPNSPQSGMGHAITINTTLHLEEMKLKGGSAHEWACSGTPVDCVKLGIDKVLPKKPDLCLSGINHGSNSSINVIYSGTMSAAVEAAIEGVPAIGFSLCDFSYHADFDAAEDYISQIIQQALENKLPSGVVLNVNIPKASKEEIKGIKICRQAKAKWDEEFEERQDPRGQNYYWLTGEFKNLDDGTDTDEWALANNYISIVPVQFDLTAYRYISALSEWKF, from the coding sequence ATGGAAAAACCACTTATTTTAATTACAAACGATGACGGAATCACAGCTCCTGGAATCAGAAAATTAATACAAATTGCTAAAAAAATTGGCGATGTTTATGTCGTAGCACCTAATAGCCCGCAAAGTGGCATGGGACACGCCATCACTATCAATACAACTTTACACCTCGAAGAGATGAAGCTCAAAGGTGGATCTGCTCATGAATGGGCCTGCTCTGGCACCCCCGTAGACTGTGTAAAATTAGGGATTGATAAAGTGCTGCCGAAGAAACCAGATTTATGTCTTTCTGGGATTAATCACGGTTCTAATTCCTCTATCAATGTCATTTATTCAGGCACAATGTCTGCCGCGGTAGAAGCTGCCATCGAGGGCGTTCCAGCCATCGGTTTCTCTCTGTGCGATTTCAGCTACCACGCCGATTTTGATGCGGCAGAGGATTACATAAGCCAAATCATACAACAAGCCTTGGAAAACAAATTGCCAAGCGGTGTTGTGCTTAATGTAAACATTCCTAAAGCAAGCAAAGAAGAAATTAAAGGAATTAAAATTTGTCGTCAAGCTAAGGCTAAATGGGACGAAGAGTTTGAGGAACGACAAGACCCTCGCGGACAAAACTACTACTGGCTCACCGGAGAGTTTAAAAACTTAGATGACGGCACTGATACGGATGAATGGGCGCTGGCTAATAATTACATATCCATCGTACCCGTGCAATTTGATTTAACGGCATATCGCTACATTTCAGCGTTGAGTGAATGGAAATTTTGA
- a CDS encoding phosphoribosylformylglycinamidine synthase produces the protein MNQRIFIEKKTAFDHLSKSFTEELHLINPALSVKVFILYDLFNINEEDFKKVSHTVFADPVMDILHTSEPDFSAYQKTVAVEFLPGQFDQRADSAEQAVKLITGKDNIKIRTAKLFAFPRISDKEFAEAKKLFINVVDAKEKDLNTLNYPQSAQPHPVPVIDGFIDFDDTQLEKFYQEWSFAFGLDDLKFIQDYFKKENRNPTETELKVLDTYWSDHCRHTTFMTELENISFEGDFQETLQAIFNKYLSLRKELNREHKPISLMDFGTIAAKYFQKNGKLNDLVISDEINACTIEIEVDVEEKKEPWYLLFKNETHNHPTEIEPFGGASTCIGGAIRDPLSGRAFVYQAMRVTGAANPLENVEDTLEGKLPQRKITKEAANGYSSYGNQIGLATSQVAEIYHEGYKAKRMEVGFVVGAAPTHWVKREQPQAGDVVIVLGGKTGRDGVGGATGSSKTQKVGAIETMSAEVQKGDAVQERKIQRLFRKPEVTTLIKKSNDFGAGGVSVAIGEIADGVYIDLDVLPVKYDGLYGTELAISESQERMAVVVDAADAPKFLELARAENILAEIVGTVTDKNRLEIVWKGDKIVDLDREFLDTAGCRKKNNAKVSLNALKAKETKSLNKENFVQTLQSLNVASQKGLIEKFDSTVGQTTVLMPLGGKYQVTPALASVHTLPVRNKNTSTVSVASWGYDVDLSSENPLLGGAYAVVESVAKIVAAGGKREDIRLSFQEYFERLGTDENKWGIPLASLMGALDAQLNFEIAAIGGKDSMSGTFHELSVPPTLISFACCAGKLSNIISPEFKAAGNHLYLFKHEPLENGMPNYEQLNATYAKIHHLIEKGDILSAQIIKNGGLAAALALMAFGNKIGADVHFNGDWFSPMHGSLILESPVELNDFEKIGTTAEGALVLNQQAFNLDELFQAWTGTFESLFPTDYGKNLQDSKDSKITQNNPLININTGAKPQVAMPIFAGTNCEYETEKVFQEAGATTHAFIFNNLNDTLLSQSVEHMVKTINESQILMLSGGFSSGDEPDGSAKFIVSVLKNPLIKQAVHDLIAKDGLILGICNGFQALIKSGLASYGEIRDLPQDAPTLAHNKIGRHISQMVDVRVVSDRSPWLKGMKNQIYRIPISHGEGRFFAQPEMLQLLQSQDQIATQYVDLNGNVGLDMPFNPNGSVLGIEGIVSPSGKIFGRMGHPERFRQGLLKNIPEAGFMNIFKNGVDYFK, from the coding sequence ATGAATCAACGAATTTTTATTGAGAAAAAAACTGCTTTTGACCATTTAAGCAAAAGCTTCACCGAGGAGTTACACCTCATCAATCCTGCACTTTCTGTAAAAGTTTTTATCCTTTACGATCTTTTCAACATCAACGAAGAGGATTTCAAAAAAGTGTCGCACACTGTATTTGCCGATCCTGTAATGGATATTTTGCACACTTCTGAGCCAGATTTTTCTGCTTACCAGAAAACTGTAGCCGTAGAATTTCTACCAGGACAATTCGACCAGCGTGCCGATAGTGCCGAGCAAGCCGTAAAATTAATTACGGGAAAAGACAACATCAAAATCAGAACAGCAAAACTTTTTGCATTTCCTAGGATTTCCGACAAAGAATTTGCAGAAGCTAAAAAGCTCTTTATAAATGTAGTAGACGCCAAGGAAAAGGATTTAAACACCTTGAACTACCCACAATCTGCTCAGCCACATCCTGTGCCCGTGATTGATGGATTCATTGATTTTGATGACACACAACTCGAAAAATTCTACCAAGAATGGAGTTTTGCTTTTGGGTTAGATGATTTAAAATTCATTCAAGATTATTTCAAAAAAGAAAACAGAAACCCTACCGAAACGGAACTAAAAGTACTCGACACCTATTGGAGCGACCACTGCCGCCACACCACTTTTATGACCGAGCTGGAAAACATCTCATTTGAGGGTGATTTTCAAGAAACCCTGCAAGCCATTTTCAACAAATATTTAAGCCTAAGAAAAGAGCTAAACCGCGAGCATAAGCCCATTTCGCTGATGGATTTTGGTACCATTGCCGCCAAATATTTCCAAAAAAATGGGAAATTAAATGATTTGGTAATCTCTGATGAAATCAATGCCTGCACCATAGAAATCGAAGTAGATGTTGAAGAAAAAAAAGAACCTTGGTACCTTTTATTCAAAAACGAAACTCACAACCACCCAACCGAGATTGAACCATTTGGAGGAGCATCCACTTGCATCGGCGGTGCAATCCGCGACCCACTCAGTGGGCGCGCCTTTGTGTACCAAGCTATGCGCGTAACGGGAGCTGCCAATCCGCTAGAAAATGTGGAAGACACCCTTGAAGGTAAATTGCCTCAACGCAAAATCACAAAAGAGGCGGCCAATGGGTACTCCTCCTACGGAAACCAAATTGGGCTAGCTACCTCACAAGTTGCCGAAATCTACCACGAAGGCTACAAAGCTAAACGAATGGAAGTGGGCTTTGTAGTGGGTGCTGCCCCTACCCATTGGGTAAAGAGAGAACAACCGCAAGCGGGCGATGTGGTCATCGTGCTTGGTGGCAAAACAGGTAGAGACGGTGTCGGCGGAGCTACGGGCTCATCTAAAACACAAAAAGTGGGCGCCATTGAAACCATGAGTGCCGAGGTGCAAAAAGGAGATGCCGTACAAGAAAGAAAAATCCAGCGTTTGTTCAGAAAACCAGAAGTTACTACTTTAATTAAAAAGTCCAACGACTTTGGAGCTGGTGGTGTTTCTGTTGCGATTGGAGAAATTGCTGATGGCGTGTACATCGATTTAGATGTGCTCCCTGTGAAATACGACGGACTATACGGAACCGAATTGGCTATTTCAGAATCTCAAGAGCGTATGGCTGTGGTAGTTGATGCTGCCGATGCACCTAAATTCTTGGAGTTGGCTCGCGCCGAAAACATTTTGGCTGAAATCGTGGGTACCGTAACCGATAAAAATCGATTAGAAATTGTTTGGAAAGGCGACAAAATCGTAGATCTTGATCGTGAGTTCCTAGACACCGCTGGTTGTCGCAAGAAAAACAATGCAAAGGTTTCTTTGAATGCTTTAAAAGCTAAAGAAACTAAGTCTTTAAATAAAGAAAACTTCGTTCAGACTTTGCAGAGCTTAAATGTAGCTTCTCAAAAAGGTTTAATCGAAAAATTTGATAGCACTGTAGGGCAAACTACCGTATTGATGCCTTTGGGCGGGAAATACCAAGTTACTCCTGCTCTTGCGAGCGTCCACACCTTGCCCGTGCGAAACAAAAACACCAGCACCGTTTCCGTGGCTTCTTGGGGCTACGATGTGGATTTATCTTCTGAGAATCCATTGCTAGGTGGAGCATATGCCGTGGTGGAAAGCGTAGCAAAAATCGTGGCTGCGGGCGGAAAGAGAGAAGACATTCGCCTTAGCTTTCAAGAATATTTTGAGCGCCTCGGTACTGATGAAAACAAATGGGGAATTCCACTTGCCTCGCTTATGGGAGCGCTCGATGCTCAATTAAATTTCGAAATCGCTGCCATTGGCGGAAAAGACAGTATGTCTGGCACTTTTCACGAGCTGAGCGTGCCGCCTACCTTAATTTCATTTGCCTGCTGTGCGGGAAAATTAAGCAATATTATCTCTCCTGAGTTCAAAGCCGCGGGCAATCATTTATACCTCTTTAAGCACGAGCCGCTAGAAAACGGAATGCCTAATTACGAGCAATTAAATGCCACCTATGCCAAAATCCATCATTTGATTGAAAAAGGCGATATCCTTTCAGCACAAATCATCAAAAACGGAGGCCTAGCCGCGGCCCTTGCACTGATGGCTTTTGGCAACAAAATCGGGGCTGATGTTCATTTTAATGGCGATTGGTTTAGCCCAATGCACGGCTCGCTAATCCTTGAAAGCCCTGTGGAATTAAACGATTTTGAGAAAATTGGCACCACGGCAGAGGGAGCGCTTGTTTTAAACCAACAAGCTTTTAATCTCGATGAATTATTCCAAGCGTGGACAGGCACTTTTGAGAGCCTATTCCCTACGGATTACGGCAAGAATTTACAAGATAGCAAAGATTCTAAAATCACTCAAAACAATCCGCTTATCAACATCAACACAGGGGCAAAACCGCAGGTAGCGATGCCTATTTTCGCCGGCACCAATTGCGAATACGAAACCGAAAAAGTATTCCAAGAGGCAGGGGCTACCACGCACGCATTTATCTTTAATAATCTAAATGATACCCTACTGAGCCAATCCGTGGAGCATATGGTTAAAACGATTAATGAAAGCCAGATTTTAATGCTCTCAGGAGGTTTTTCCTCAGGCGATGAGCCAGACGGTTCGGCAAAATTCATCGTTTCAGTGCTTAAAAATCCGCTTATCAAGCAGGCAGTACACGATTTAATTGCCAAAGATGGGCTCATTTTAGGCATTTGCAACGGGTTCCAAGCCTTAATTAAATCTGGACTTGCCAGCTATGGCGAAATACGCGATTTGCCACAAGATGCCCCCACCTTGGCGCACAATAAAATCGGCAGACACATTTCGCAAATGGTAGATGTGCGTGTGGTGAGCGACCGCTCCCCGTGGCTAAAAGGAATGAAAAATCAAATTTACCGTATTCCCATCTCGCACGGCGAGGGTAGATTCTTTGCGCAGCCTGAAATGCTTCAACTTCTGCAAAGCCAAGACCAAATCGCCACGCAGTATGTAGACCTAAACGGAAATGTGGGGCTCGATATGCCCTTTAACCCTAATGGCTCCGTGCTTGGTATTGAGGGCATCGTGAGCCCATCGGGCAAAATCTTTGGCCGAATGGGGCACCCTGAGCGATTCCGACAAGGCTTGCTCAAAAATATCCCCGAAGCAGGCTTTATGAATATATTCAAAAACGGCGTAGATTATTTTAAATAA
- a CDS encoding organic hydroperoxide resistance protein gives MKIFYQTRATAVGGRSGHTQLDDGSLGFDLASFQEKDKKGTNPEQLFAMGYAACFDSALQVVAQRMGLQVDSKCSCQVGIGQKADGSFALEVDLYAEVLGVDAQQAKTLMEKTHQVCPYSNATRGNIDTRLHITVLKKEEFDL, from the coding sequence ATGAAAATTTTCTACCAAACACGCGCCACTGCGGTGGGCGGACGCTCAGGACACACGCAATTAGATGATGGTTCGCTAGGCTTTGATTTAGCTTCCTTCCAAGAGAAAGACAAAAAAGGCACCAACCCCGAACAGCTCTTCGCAATGGGCTATGCCGCTTGCTTTGATAGCGCTTTGCAGGTGGTGGCTCAGCGTATGGGGCTGCAAGTGGATTCTAAATGCAGTTGCCAAGTGGGCATCGGGCAAAAAGCCGATGGTAGTTTTGCCTTAGAAGTGGATTTGTATGCCGAAGTCTTAGGCGTAGATGCCCAGCAAGCCAAAACGCTGATGGAAAAAACGCACCAAGTATGCCCGTATTCCAACGCTACACGCGGCAACATCGATACCCGCCTGCACATTACCGTGCTGAAAAAAGAAGAATTTGATTTATAA